DNA from Pirellulales bacterium:
GTCGGGATCATTCTTGCCCGGGCTGCCCACGTTTTCGAGCGTTACAGGCACGTCGACATCTTCCGCGCAGACGGTGGCGGCCCAACTCAAGGCAATCACCAGAGCCAGCCAACGCGGTGTCGACAAAAGGCTTCCTTGCGCGATATTGATTTCGTACGACAGTTTTTGCATCGATGAGCCCGGGTCAGGTGCCTTGGAACGCGACGTTTTCTAAACAGATGATAAGCTCAACGCGTTATATCTTGTGGAATATCACGCAAGTTTGACGATCGGCAGTGCAATCGTCAATATTCGGGACCATGCCGCCGGACATGTTTTAGCCGCAACACGGGTCTCAGCCCGCGGCAGACACTACAGGAGCTTGCAACGTGACAGAGTCTCGGCGCTGTAGTTGGGCAAATAACGATGCGTTAATGCGCACCTATCATGACCAGGAATGGGGCGTTCCCCAGCGCGATTCCCGCATGCTGTGGGAAATGCTGATGCTGGAAGGCTTCCAGGCCGGGCTGGCCTGGATCATTGTCCTGCGCAAGCGTGAAGCCTTTCGCGCAGCCTTCGCGGGTTTCAAACCAGAGAAGGTCGCCCGCTTCAGCAACAAGGATGTCCAGCGCCTGATGGCCGACGCGGGCATCATTCGTGCACGGGCCAAAATCGAGGCCACGATCCGCGGCGCACAGATCTACTGCGAGATGAAG
Protein-coding regions in this window:
- a CDS encoding DNA-3-methyladenine glycosylase I — its product is MTESRRCSWANNDALMRTYHDQEWGVPQRDSRMLWEMLMLEGFQAGLAWIIVLRKREAFRAAFAGFKPEKVARFSNKDVQRLMADAGIIRARAKIEATIRGAQIYCEMKDRAETFRDFCWSFTDGKVLKGDGRSVIASSPLSETISKEMKRRGFKFVGPTIVYAWMQAVGIVNDHSIKCFRRAQVK